The following are encoded together in the Hydractinia symbiolongicarpus strain clone_291-10 chromosome 14, HSymV2.1, whole genome shotgun sequence genome:
- the LOC130625556 gene encoding uncharacterized protein LOC130625556 isoform X1 — protein MIILMILCALMHNSFAEWKNLFPYGFANGDRRHCSDDVMEFQLQQPMLLFSKEANKIYIDKNGLITMMKPPVKNVVLSSSITSFAVYHKPLDKCSRGDIFYRESYNTTILNKASSFIRLYSNQSYDIAQAVLITYENVYSTENPNELNTFQVVFVTDRYYTFAIINYADLESNNAIVGSSEPFCSWKEFIDSENSSQLASTSNINVTGVHVYEMTKTCKIMSFYPYYSSFGVNTDLIDSGVGMKYYQSNLVGVFHLYETSTAEIREMLLEFHFLRGDESAIGRYREVYDTNTLNRATNEIRQATGSNFTAQRAYLLSMTEFKLSQPTDVSYPPTLQVLVARDTDLVYATFVFHKPYDVMTESHNYDYPKRTIYMQNDWLKTWLLYNKDLYSAGAYVLPIPLNAKKIELYPYGEQSGDETKPSEDYHAFNRSLMDEVENEMTLFKKSYSPLNAIKRVAFPNMKEGFYIACSSRRRILDLFNLTYRETSDNFTLLKATQDIRTAHNLNFYPTKCVVITMNVGFPINNVFQIVFAINGETIYSITRTPYKWGYFQYYVYYKYCKFFGHATKNDMKASVSLVTRRKCPKPVTYPFEGRYGYTHSTGRFHTFSYYTQRPVPFFTLMREKLFVNAKGFVSNEESLSTETTVMSFYKGTISKALTTEYSESYRILQQASKDVQAFSSNNFTAKHAFLIVTSDFGEGNYAQLVLVTDKNQTYAILNYEGELINEGYVGYYERLCIGKTYAAGNESKKLVFTSNINVPGRHVIRLTPDRCSKTSLFPYGSAANDTKMKRGDNIAEKVVLKTPVPFYTKMEDTFYISVNGLISIGIPVTWKLPKTANFKLYPGNKYLYPGNVLTPYHTNLDTTHSGAIYYRETQEPDIISSINTDLNSFFNFSSTRYAFIVTYIDVPKHNAQHEKNSFQIILAHDGVNHSYVMYKYTQLNSVDVHPVLLSMEYCLVVETEQFIKSATSLVRASNTNEQGKIIAKIQDGGLCDQYSDAVNNPDGKPEAFQLLKLGYDFASFVWKKAMNHPQQIMTFKKGDWEGKSSNSCPGELSSYMEVLYLRINQTYHVELLTESGSSNLELSTKNKLDAVKDVHFTQDGTKATMDWNIESHLIAEISGFYFSLTHRSTDNDELIKLNFTSFDVTYSFNGTIGSVHYFEITTWLHNQASSVKNATYTFTEESKSDVSELIIIISLSSAAFVIILVLTVLFYYKRKKAKRKANRFLLSHGSNKIDPDRSILEQCNNLYYDPKFEFPRHNIYLLKVLGEGTFGQVWMASAAGLEWFRPRANKTKKSAIKKALSTRRSKKVVAVKTLKGNATDAEYKDLANELKLLIHIGEHRNIVNLLGACTKGEDLLVLLEYCANGALLSYVRLHRDDFELNWHRLESKEVNWYQLTWIGVQVADGMNFLEQHNCVHRDLAARNVLLNDEMVVKVADFGLARDTTGENYYKKESEGMLPMKWMAPEAIVDQKYTSKSDVWSYGVLLWEMFSLGLGPYPGIQNEDVLKYIKTGRRMEKPKNCPDDVYEIMLQCWSVAVDLRPTFINLRNMMDGILLKNEESFHSKHTMASLYKINYAPKKQTNSNPRYTNTLPVQPAKTETNEIENEDLYLTLGADGEAPSTETKETLKMAVLEENDENYIVPENMACDTDSLYLVMNKEIE, from the exons ATGATAATCTTAATGATTTTGTGTGCTTTAATGCATAATTCGTTTGCTGAGTGGAAAA acCTTTTTCCATACGGTTTTGCAAATGGAGATAGAAGACATTGTAGTGATGACGTAATggagtttcagttacaacaaccTATGCTTTTGTTCTCAAAAGAGGCGAACAAAATTTAT ATTGATAAGAACGGATTAATCACAATGATGAAGCCACCTGTAAAGAATGTTGTGTTGTCAAGTTCAATAACCAGCTTTGCAGTTTACCACAAGCCTCTTGATAAATGTAGCAGGGGCGACATATTTTACAGAGAATCTTATAATACAACCATCCTCAACAAAGCGAGTTCATTCATTCGTCTGTACTCAAATCAAAGTTACGATATTGCGCAAGCTGTTTTAATAACCTATGAGAATGTTTACTCAACAGAAAATCCGAACGAGTTAAACACATTTCAAGTCGTTTTTGTTACAGACAGGTATTATACATTCGCCATTATAAATTATGCTGATTTGGAATCAAATAATGCGATTGTTGGTTCTTCTGAGCCGTTTTGTAGTTGGAAGGAATTTATAGATTCAGAAAATAGCAGTCAGTTAGCTTCTACATCGAATATCAATGTAACAGGCGTTCATGTGTATGAAATgacaaaaacatgcaaaataatGA gttTTTATCCGTATTACAGCAGCTTTGGTGTAAACACCGATCTTATAGACTCTGGAGTTGGAATGAAATATTATCAATCAAATTTGGTA ggAGTCTTTCATTTATACGAAACATCCACAGCTGAAATTCGTGAAATGTTGCTCGAGTTTCACTTCCTAAGAGGCGATGAGTCTGCAATCGGTCGATATCGCGAAGTATATGATACCAACACACTCAACCGTGCCACAAATGAAATTCGTCAAGCCACTGGAAGTAACTTTACAGCCCAACGCGCCTATCTGCTTTCAATGACAGAATTCAAATTGTCCCAACCAACTGATGTTAGTTATCCACCGACATTACAAGTTTTAGTCGCACGTGACACCGATCTGGTTTATGCGACTTTTGTTTTTCACAAGCCATATGATGTGATGACAGAAAGCCATAATTATGATTATCCAAAACGTACTATATACATGCaaaatgattggttaaaaacatGGCTTCTTTACAACAAGGATTTGTATTCTGCTGGCGCCTATGTTCTGCCGATACCTTTAAATGCCAAAAAGATTG AACTTTACCCATATGGTGAACAGAGCGGAGATGAGACAAAACCCAGCGAGGATTACCACGCCTTCAATAGATCTTTAATGGATGAAGTTGAAAATGAAATGACTCTTTTTAAGAAATCATATTCACCTTTGAATGCCATAAAACGGGTAGCATTTCCTAACATGAAGGAAGGGTTTTAC atcgCATGCTCAAGTAGAAGACGCATTTTAGATCTTTTTAACTTAACGTATAGAGAGACGAGTGATAATTTCACCCTTTTAAAAGCCACACAAGACATTAGGACTGCtcacaatttaaatttttatccaACCAAATGCGTCGTTATTACCATGAACGTAGGTTTTCCAATCAACAACGTGTTTCAAATCGTGTTTGCTATAAACGGGGAAACCATATACAGCATTACTAGAACTCCTTACAAATGGGGATATTTTCAGTACTATGTCTATTACAAGTACTGCAAGTTTTTTGGTCACGCAACAAAAAACGACATGAAAGCATCTGTCTCCTTGGTTACAAGAAGAAAGTGCCCTAAACCAG tgaCATACCCATTCGAAGGAAGATATGGTTACACTCATTCAACTGGCAGATTCCATACATTTTCCTATTACACGCAACGACCTGtgcctttttttactttaatgcGTGAAAAGCTTTTT GTCAATGCAAAAGGGTTTGTATCAAATGAAGAGAGTTTATCAACAGAGACAACTGTGATGTCTTTCTATAAAGGTACTATTAGCAAGGCTCTCACAACGGAATACTCTGAAAGCTATCGGATTCTACAACAGGCTAGCAAAGATGTTCAAGCATTCTCATCAAACAATTTTACAGCAAAACACGCTTTTCTTATTGTGACTTCTGACTTTGGGGAAGGCAATTACGCTCAACTGGTTTTAGTTACCGACAAAAATCAAACGTATGCcattttgaattatgaaggagAATTGATCAACGAAGGCTACGTTGGCTACTACGAACGCTTATGCATAGGGAAGACATACGCAGCAGGAAATGAGAGTAAAAAGTTGGTTTTCACTTCAAACATCAATGTACCTGGACGACATGTGATAAGACTCACACCCGATAGATGTAGCAAAACAA GTTTGTTCCCGTACGGCAGTGCTGCGAATGATACAAAGATGAAGAGAGGCGATAATATTGCAGAGAAAGTTGTTTTAAAGACTCCTGttcctttttatacaaaaatgGAGGACACCTTTTAT ATCAGCGTGAACGGTTTGATATCAATTGGAATTCCGGTTACGTGGAAATTACCTAAAACTGCTAACTTTAAACTTTATCCAGGAAACAAATATCTCTACCCAGGTAATGTATTAACGCCATATCATACAAACTTGGATACTACACACAGTGGCGCTATATACTACAGAGAAACGCAAGAACCAGACATCATTTCCAGCATCAATACCGACCTTAATTCTTTTTTCAACTTCTCTTCCACTCGCTATGCTTTCATTGTGACTTATATTGATGTTCCAAAACACAATGCTCaacatgaaaaaaattcttttcaaaTCATACTTGCGCATGATGGTGTAAACCATTCTTATGTGATGTATAAATACACGCAACTAAACAGTGTGGATGTCCATCCTGTTCTCCTGTCGATGGAATATTGCTTGGTAGTAGAAACAGAACAATTTATAAAGAGCGCAACATCTCTTGTCAGAGCTTCTAACACTAATGAACAAGGAAAAATTATAGCAAAAATACAAGATGGTGGATTATGTGATCAATACAGCGATGCGGTCAACAATCCAG ATGGGAAACCAGAAGCCTTTCAACTACTCAAGTTAGGATATGATTTTGCATCTTTCGTTTGGAAAAAAGCAATGAATCATCCTCAGCAAATCATGACATTCAAAAAGGGCGATTGGGAAGGAAAGTCAAGTAATTCCTGCCCTGGTGAACTTTCAAGTTATATGGAAGTTCTTTACCTACGAATCAATCAAACATACCATGTGGAACTTCTGACAGAATCCGGATCAAGCAATTTAGAACTTTCAACCAAAAATAAGTTAG ACGCTGTTAAAGACGTGCATTTTACTCAAGATGGCACCAAAGCTACGATGGATTGGAACATTGAATCCCACTTAATTGCCGAAATCTCTGGTTTCTACTTTTCTTTGACACACAGATCAACTGATAACGATGAGTTAATAAAACTTAACTTTACGAGTTTTGATGTAACATATTCGTTCAATGGAACAATAGGTTCTGTTCATTATTTTGAAATCACGACATGGCTTCACAATCAAGCTAGTTCTGTTAAAAATGCAACGTACACCTTTACAGAAG aaTCAAAATCGGATGTATCAGAGTTGATCATTATTATATCATTATCCAGCGCAGCCTTCGTGATCATTCTTGTTTTGACTGTACTGTTCtattacaaaagaaaaaaagctaaAAGAAAAGCCAACAGATTTTTATTATCACATGGCTCGAACAAG ATTGATCCAGATCGAAGTATTCTTGAACAATGCAACAATCTATACTACGATCCAAAATTTGAATTTCCAAGGCATaacatttatttgttaaaagttCTTGGAGAAGGCACGTTTGGCCAAGTTTGGATGGCTTCTGCAGCAGGCTTAGAATGGTTTCGTCCAAgggcaaataaaacaaaaaagagcgCTATTAAAAAGGCTTTGTCTACAAGAAGAAGTAAAAAGGTCGTAGCCGTAAAAACGTTAAAAG GAAATGCTACAGACGCAGAATACAAAGATCTGGCAAACGAATTAAAGCTGCTGATACACATTGGCGAACATAGAAATATTGTGAATTTGCTAGGTGCTTGCACAAAGGGCGAAGATTTGTTAGTTTTGCTTGAATATTGTGCAAATGGAGCTTTGCTCAGTTACGTTCGGTTGCATCGTGATGATTTTGAATTGAACTGGCATCGTCTTGAAAGTAAAGAAGTAAACTGGTATCAGTTAACTTGGATTGGTGTGCAAGTAGCTGATGGAATGAACTTTCTGGAACAACATAAC TGTGTTCATCGTGATCTCGCTGCTCGAAACGTTCTCCTTAATGATGAGATGGTGGTAAAAGTCGCTGATTTTGGTCTTGCAAGGGATACTACCGGagaaaattattacaaaaaggAATCTGAAGGGATGCTCCCTATGAAATGGATGGCACCTGAAGCAATTGTTGACCAGAAGTATACTTCGAAGAGTGACGT GTGGTCATATGGTGTCCTTCTGTGGGAAATGTTTTCACTAGGTTTGGGCCCGTATCCAGGGATTCAGAATGAAGATGTTTTGAAATACATTAAAACTGGTAGAAGAATGGAAAAGCCAAAAAACTGTCCTGATGATGTGTACGAAATAATGCTTCAATGCTGGTCTGTTGCAGTTGACCTCCGACCAACATTCATTAACCTTAGAAACATGATGGACGGTATCTTGTTGAAAAAT GAAGAAAGCTTTCACTCGAAACACACCATGGCCAGTTTATATAAAATCAATTATGCtccgaaaaaacaaacaaattcaaATCCTAGATATACCAACACCTTGCCAGT
- the LOC130625556 gene encoding uncharacterized protein LOC130625556 isoform X2: MKYYQSNLVGVFHLYETSTAEIREMLLEFHFLRGDESAIGRYREVYDTNTLNRATNEIRQATGSNFTAQRAYLLSMTEFKLSQPTDVSYPPTLQVLVARDTDLVYATFVFHKPYDVMTESHNYDYPKRTIYMQNDWLKTWLLYNKDLYSAGAYVLPIPLNAKKIELYPYGEQSGDETKPSEDYHAFNRSLMDEVENEMTLFKKSYSPLNAIKRVAFPNMKEGFYIACSSRRRILDLFNLTYRETSDNFTLLKATQDIRTAHNLNFYPTKCVVITMNVGFPINNVFQIVFAINGETIYSITRTPYKWGYFQYYVYYKYCKFFGHATKNDMKASVSLVTRRKCPKPVTYPFEGRYGYTHSTGRFHTFSYYTQRPVPFFTLMREKLFVNAKGFVSNEESLSTETTVMSFYKGTISKALTTEYSESYRILQQASKDVQAFSSNNFTAKHAFLIVTSDFGEGNYAQLVLVTDKNQTYAILNYEGELINEGYVGYYERLCIGKTYAAGNESKKLVFTSNINVPGRHVIRLTPDRCSKTSLFPYGSAANDTKMKRGDNIAEKVVLKTPVPFYTKMEDTFYISVNGLISIGIPVTWKLPKTANFKLYPGNKYLYPGNVLTPYHTNLDTTHSGAIYYRETQEPDIISSINTDLNSFFNFSSTRYAFIVTYIDVPKHNAQHEKNSFQIILAHDGVNHSYVMYKYTQLNSVDVHPVLLSMEYCLVVETEQFIKSATSLVRASNTNEQGKIIAKIQDGGLCDQYSDAVNNPDGKPEAFQLLKLGYDFASFVWKKAMNHPQQIMTFKKGDWEGKSSNSCPGELSSYMEVLYLRINQTYHVELLTESGSSNLELSTKNKLDAVKDVHFTQDGTKATMDWNIESHLIAEISGFYFSLTHRSTDNDELIKLNFTSFDVTYSFNGTIGSVHYFEITTWLHNQASSVKNATYTFTEESKSDVSELIIIISLSSAAFVIILVLTVLFYYKRKKAKRKANRFLLSHGSNKIDPDRSILEQCNNLYYDPKFEFPRHNIYLLKVLGEGTFGQVWMASAAGLEWFRPRANKTKKSAIKKALSTRRSKKVVAVKTLKGNATDAEYKDLANELKLLIHIGEHRNIVNLLGACTKGEDLLVLLEYCANGALLSYVRLHRDDFELNWHRLESKEVNWYQLTWIGVQVADGMNFLEQHNCVHRDLAARNVLLNDEMVVKVADFGLARDTTGENYYKKESEGMLPMKWMAPEAIVDQKYTSKSDVWSYGVLLWEMFSLGLGPYPGIQNEDVLKYIKTGRRMEKPKNCPDDVYEIMLQCWSVAVDLRPTFINLRNMMDGILLKNEESFHSKHTMASLYKINYAPKKQTNSNPRYTNTLPVQPAKTETNEIENEDLYLTLGADGEAPSTETKETLKMAVLEENDENYIVPENMACDTDSLYLVMNKEIE, translated from the exons ATGAAATATTATCAATCAAATTTGGTA ggAGTCTTTCATTTATACGAAACATCCACAGCTGAAATTCGTGAAATGTTGCTCGAGTTTCACTTCCTAAGAGGCGATGAGTCTGCAATCGGTCGATATCGCGAAGTATATGATACCAACACACTCAACCGTGCCACAAATGAAATTCGTCAAGCCACTGGAAGTAACTTTACAGCCCAACGCGCCTATCTGCTTTCAATGACAGAATTCAAATTGTCCCAACCAACTGATGTTAGTTATCCACCGACATTACAAGTTTTAGTCGCACGTGACACCGATCTGGTTTATGCGACTTTTGTTTTTCACAAGCCATATGATGTGATGACAGAAAGCCATAATTATGATTATCCAAAACGTACTATATACATGCaaaatgattggttaaaaacatGGCTTCTTTACAACAAGGATTTGTATTCTGCTGGCGCCTATGTTCTGCCGATACCTTTAAATGCCAAAAAGATTG AACTTTACCCATATGGTGAACAGAGCGGAGATGAGACAAAACCCAGCGAGGATTACCACGCCTTCAATAGATCTTTAATGGATGAAGTTGAAAATGAAATGACTCTTTTTAAGAAATCATATTCACCTTTGAATGCCATAAAACGGGTAGCATTTCCTAACATGAAGGAAGGGTTTTAC atcgCATGCTCAAGTAGAAGACGCATTTTAGATCTTTTTAACTTAACGTATAGAGAGACGAGTGATAATTTCACCCTTTTAAAAGCCACACAAGACATTAGGACTGCtcacaatttaaatttttatccaACCAAATGCGTCGTTATTACCATGAACGTAGGTTTTCCAATCAACAACGTGTTTCAAATCGTGTTTGCTATAAACGGGGAAACCATATACAGCATTACTAGAACTCCTTACAAATGGGGATATTTTCAGTACTATGTCTATTACAAGTACTGCAAGTTTTTTGGTCACGCAACAAAAAACGACATGAAAGCATCTGTCTCCTTGGTTACAAGAAGAAAGTGCCCTAAACCAG tgaCATACCCATTCGAAGGAAGATATGGTTACACTCATTCAACTGGCAGATTCCATACATTTTCCTATTACACGCAACGACCTGtgcctttttttactttaatgcGTGAAAAGCTTTTT GTCAATGCAAAAGGGTTTGTATCAAATGAAGAGAGTTTATCAACAGAGACAACTGTGATGTCTTTCTATAAAGGTACTATTAGCAAGGCTCTCACAACGGAATACTCTGAAAGCTATCGGATTCTACAACAGGCTAGCAAAGATGTTCAAGCATTCTCATCAAACAATTTTACAGCAAAACACGCTTTTCTTATTGTGACTTCTGACTTTGGGGAAGGCAATTACGCTCAACTGGTTTTAGTTACCGACAAAAATCAAACGTATGCcattttgaattatgaaggagAATTGATCAACGAAGGCTACGTTGGCTACTACGAACGCTTATGCATAGGGAAGACATACGCAGCAGGAAATGAGAGTAAAAAGTTGGTTTTCACTTCAAACATCAATGTACCTGGACGACATGTGATAAGACTCACACCCGATAGATGTAGCAAAACAA GTTTGTTCCCGTACGGCAGTGCTGCGAATGATACAAAGATGAAGAGAGGCGATAATATTGCAGAGAAAGTTGTTTTAAAGACTCCTGttcctttttatacaaaaatgGAGGACACCTTTTAT ATCAGCGTGAACGGTTTGATATCAATTGGAATTCCGGTTACGTGGAAATTACCTAAAACTGCTAACTTTAAACTTTATCCAGGAAACAAATATCTCTACCCAGGTAATGTATTAACGCCATATCATACAAACTTGGATACTACACACAGTGGCGCTATATACTACAGAGAAACGCAAGAACCAGACATCATTTCCAGCATCAATACCGACCTTAATTCTTTTTTCAACTTCTCTTCCACTCGCTATGCTTTCATTGTGACTTATATTGATGTTCCAAAACACAATGCTCaacatgaaaaaaattcttttcaaaTCATACTTGCGCATGATGGTGTAAACCATTCTTATGTGATGTATAAATACACGCAACTAAACAGTGTGGATGTCCATCCTGTTCTCCTGTCGATGGAATATTGCTTGGTAGTAGAAACAGAACAATTTATAAAGAGCGCAACATCTCTTGTCAGAGCTTCTAACACTAATGAACAAGGAAAAATTATAGCAAAAATACAAGATGGTGGATTATGTGATCAATACAGCGATGCGGTCAACAATCCAG ATGGGAAACCAGAAGCCTTTCAACTACTCAAGTTAGGATATGATTTTGCATCTTTCGTTTGGAAAAAAGCAATGAATCATCCTCAGCAAATCATGACATTCAAAAAGGGCGATTGGGAAGGAAAGTCAAGTAATTCCTGCCCTGGTGAACTTTCAAGTTATATGGAAGTTCTTTACCTACGAATCAATCAAACATACCATGTGGAACTTCTGACAGAATCCGGATCAAGCAATTTAGAACTTTCAACCAAAAATAAGTTAG ACGCTGTTAAAGACGTGCATTTTACTCAAGATGGCACCAAAGCTACGATGGATTGGAACATTGAATCCCACTTAATTGCCGAAATCTCTGGTTTCTACTTTTCTTTGACACACAGATCAACTGATAACGATGAGTTAATAAAACTTAACTTTACGAGTTTTGATGTAACATATTCGTTCAATGGAACAATAGGTTCTGTTCATTATTTTGAAATCACGACATGGCTTCACAATCAAGCTAGTTCTGTTAAAAATGCAACGTACACCTTTACAGAAG aaTCAAAATCGGATGTATCAGAGTTGATCATTATTATATCATTATCCAGCGCAGCCTTCGTGATCATTCTTGTTTTGACTGTACTGTTCtattacaaaagaaaaaaagctaaAAGAAAAGCCAACAGATTTTTATTATCACATGGCTCGAACAAG ATTGATCCAGATCGAAGTATTCTTGAACAATGCAACAATCTATACTACGATCCAAAATTTGAATTTCCAAGGCATaacatttatttgttaaaagttCTTGGAGAAGGCACGTTTGGCCAAGTTTGGATGGCTTCTGCAGCAGGCTTAGAATGGTTTCGTCCAAgggcaaataaaacaaaaaagagcgCTATTAAAAAGGCTTTGTCTACAAGAAGAAGTAAAAAGGTCGTAGCCGTAAAAACGTTAAAAG GAAATGCTACAGACGCAGAATACAAAGATCTGGCAAACGAATTAAAGCTGCTGATACACATTGGCGAACATAGAAATATTGTGAATTTGCTAGGTGCTTGCACAAAGGGCGAAGATTTGTTAGTTTTGCTTGAATATTGTGCAAATGGAGCTTTGCTCAGTTACGTTCGGTTGCATCGTGATGATTTTGAATTGAACTGGCATCGTCTTGAAAGTAAAGAAGTAAACTGGTATCAGTTAACTTGGATTGGTGTGCAAGTAGCTGATGGAATGAACTTTCTGGAACAACATAAC TGTGTTCATCGTGATCTCGCTGCTCGAAACGTTCTCCTTAATGATGAGATGGTGGTAAAAGTCGCTGATTTTGGTCTTGCAAGGGATACTACCGGagaaaattattacaaaaaggAATCTGAAGGGATGCTCCCTATGAAATGGATGGCACCTGAAGCAATTGTTGACCAGAAGTATACTTCGAAGAGTGACGT GTGGTCATATGGTGTCCTTCTGTGGGAAATGTTTTCACTAGGTTTGGGCCCGTATCCAGGGATTCAGAATGAAGATGTTTTGAAATACATTAAAACTGGTAGAAGAATGGAAAAGCCAAAAAACTGTCCTGATGATGTGTACGAAATAATGCTTCAATGCTGGTCTGTTGCAGTTGACCTCCGACCAACATTCATTAACCTTAGAAACATGATGGACGGTATCTTGTTGAAAAAT GAAGAAAGCTTTCACTCGAAACACACCATGGCCAGTTTATATAAAATCAATTATGCtccgaaaaaacaaacaaattcaaATCCTAGATATACCAACACCTTGCCAGT